One Rhipicephalus microplus isolate Deutch F79 chromosome 4, USDA_Rmic, whole genome shotgun sequence genomic window carries:
- the LOC142814610 gene encoding sterile alpha motif domain-containing protein 3-like, with protein MEPPEFQYLVSFQGRKKIISARGPTEADILEALKTTDFGHSLQACRIEVYNVRHDEFVDPPAGHVFSEKDKIRLVCSENFLMSCSTTDKVTAVHEGSLPKTLESNEQSPSQQLACCENDYRLPPVPLDIKDAIERTQPGKVSSHTKSRIVGWIANHLMTITVYPGSLYEAAAKSLVLEYPVLRDTIGTGWDSWKVSLKYKFAYMRKSLCTVPAVQAARAAYGKRKDLEESTNTKRHCHVIVDLSQHVASQHDEATINSHIDYMVKEIKRPIPDMQKLGDSMEQTRPSRQKWMKEMRPSTADVVLKYPALAKAEMLHEEFIALTGVNLEKKVLEFINRYGDRCFELAKCRRCAKEAVKAIEEEVEALDGDEKKYRFAVGIVELLPMLLKEQPRFLQGPDTYPALSLKGKNASEATNIVASFEGLSVEVLDVIAGMTALMEIYWIFDVKYSGANKKTFTLLEHFCGLPTSAKQMPLVIRQISSLEKAT; from the exons ATGGAGCCGCCGGAATTCCAATATTTGGTGTCATTTCAAGGCCGCAAGAAGATTATTTCTGCTCGTGGACCGACGGAGGCGGACATTTTGGAAGCCTTGAAGACGACAGACTTTGGCCATTCTTTGCAAGCATGCCGGATTGAG GTATACAACGTCCGACATGATGAATTTGTGGACCCACCAGCTGGCCATGTCTTCTCTGAGAAAGATAAAATCAGGCTTGTGTGCAGTGAAAACTTCTTAATGAGCTGCAG CACAACTGACAAAGTGACAGCAGTGCATGAAGGTAGCCTGCCCAAGACCCTTGAAAGTAATGagcagtcacctagtcagcagcttgCCTGCTGTGAAAATGATTATAGGCTACCACCTGTGCCCTTAGATATTAAGGATGCGATTGAAAGGACACAACCAGGAAAAGTGTCCAGTCACACTAAATCCCGCATTGTAGGGTGGATTGCAAATCATCTCATGACTATAACAGT CTATCCAGGAAGCCTCTACGAAGCAGCTGCAAAATCTCTCGTGTTGGAATATCCAGTGCTAAGGGACACTATTGGCACAGGCTGG GACTCATGGAAAGTCTCCTTGAAATACAAATTCGCATATATGAGGAAGTCTCTGTGCACAGTTCCAGCTGTTCAAGCAGCGAGAGCAGCTTACGGAAAACGCAAAGACTTAGAAGAAAGCACCAATACTAAGCGGCACTGCCATGTG aTTGTAGATCTCTCCCAACATGTCGCTTCTCAGCATGATGAGGCTACAATTAATAGCCATATTGACTACATGGTGAAAGAAATCAAGCGGCCTATTCCTGACATGCAAAAACTCGGTGATTCTATGGAGCAGACAAGACCATCTAGACAGAAGTGGATGAAGGAAATGAGGCCATCAACAGCAGATGTGGTGCTGAAATACCCTGCTTTGGCAAAGGCTGAAATG CTTCATGAGGAGTTCATTGCTCTCACTGGCGTTAACTTAGAAAAAAAGGTCCTGGAATTTATAAACCGGTATGGAGACCGGTGTTTTGAGCTTGCGAAGTGTCGTCGTTGCGCGAAGGAAGCTGTGAAAGCAATTGAAGAAGAAGTCGAGGCACTGGATGGTGACGAAAAGAAAT ATCGCTTTGCCGTTGGCATTGTCGAGTTGCTGCCCATGCTCCTAAAGGAGCAGCCGCGATTTCTGCAGGGACCG GACACCTACCCTGCCCTTTCGCTGAAGGGCAAAAATGCCTCTGAAGCTACAAACATAGTTGCGAGCTTTGAAGGGCTTAGTGTAGAGGTGCTTGATGTAATTGCAGGTATGACGGCGCTTATGGAAATATACTGGATATTCGATGTCAAGTACAGTGGCGCcaacaaaaaaacattcactCTACTTGAACATTTCTGTGGCTTGCCGACAAGTGCAAAGCAGATGCCGCTAGTCATACGGCAAATATCATCGCTTGAAAAGGCAACTTAA